In a genomic window of Ancylothrix sp. D3o:
- a CDS encoding heme-copper oxidase subunit III: MQSPTIDEGKVELNYHGAAETHEHAEEHHDYRIFGVYVFLIAEGMIFFGMFAAYLIYRAMAPVWPPEDVERELLVPSINTIILISSSFVFNRGNTAIKKNDLKGLQFWGGLTALMGTIFLAGQVYEYSGLAFGLTSNLYASSFYVMTAFHGLHVTFGVLLILAMLWRSRKEGHYSSASHFGPEASEIYWHFVDVIWVILFLLLYVL, encoded by the coding sequence ATGCAAAGCCCAACAATTGATGAAGGAAAAGTCGAGTTAAATTATCACGGTGCGGCTGAGACGCACGAGCACGCAGAGGAACACCACGATTATCGAATTTTTGGGGTTTATGTGTTCCTAATTGCGGAAGGAATGATCTTTTTTGGAATGTTTGCGGCGTATTTGATTTATAGAGCAATGGCGCCGGTGTGGCCCCCCGAAGATGTGGAACGCGAGCTATTAGTCCCATCAATTAACACAATCATTCTGATTTCTAGTAGTTTTGTTTTTAACCGAGGCAATACTGCTATTAAGAAGAATGACCTTAAAGGATTGCAATTTTGGGGCGGACTTACCGCATTAATGGGGACAATATTCTTGGCCGGCCAAGTTTACGAATATAGTGGCTTAGCCTTTGGTTTAACCAGCAATTTATACGCCAGTTCATTTTATGTAATGACTGCATTTCACGGCTTGCACGTTACCTTCGGTGTGTTGTTAATTTTGGCAATGCTGTGGCGTTCTCGCAAAGAAGGTCATTATTCAAGCGCCTCTCATTTTGGCCCCGAAGCCTCCGAAATTTACTGGCACTTCGTTGATGTAATTTGGGTAATTTTGTTTCTCTTACTCTATGTTCTCTAA
- a CDS encoding heme A synthase, with translation MANSMLNPNAGNSVLQASAGDHIVAQSDRIRRLVWKLAFATWLLMAVGSATRVMNAGLACPDWPLCYGEFVPASQMNFQVFLEWFHRLDAGLIGLGSLWMAGLSWWYRRSLPVWTPFACTFAVFLIVFQGLLGGLTVTELLRFDIVTAHLGTALLFFCTLLTIGVLLMPFKGTGTAGNLRWVAPLAALLIYLQSLLGALVGSRWALHQCFGAGELCVVMNSHIAGVVPATLASLAVVVLAWRRPALHPRLRLLAGWVGGLLVLQVLLGVATFRLRLQVEPLTVAHQAMGAALLGVLVALTVFAWRDVKAVVPVLEEV, from the coding sequence ATGGCGAACTCAATGCTAAATCCAAATGCAGGAAATTCTGTGTTGCAAGCTAGTGCTGGGGATCATATAGTCGCTCAGAGTGACCGCATCCGCCGTTTGGTTTGGAAGCTGGCTTTTGCAACTTGGCTGTTGATGGCGGTGGGAAGTGCGACGCGGGTGATGAATGCCGGTTTGGCTTGCCCTGATTGGCCTTTGTGTTATGGCGAGTTTGTGCCGGCTTCGCAAATGAATTTTCAGGTGTTTTTAGAGTGGTTCCACCGGCTGGATGCAGGGCTAATTGGTTTGGGATCGTTGTGGATGGCGGGTTTGTCTTGGTGGTACCGTCGTTCGTTGCCGGTGTGGACTCCTTTTGCCTGTACGTTTGCTGTGTTTTTGATTGTCTTTCAAGGCCTTTTGGGCGGGCTGACGGTGACGGAGTTGTTACGCTTTGATATTGTGACGGCTCACTTGGGGACGGCTTTGCTGTTTTTTTGTACCCTTTTAACGATTGGCGTTTTGCTGATGCCGTTTAAGGGGACTGGTACGGCTGGAAATCTCCGCTGGGTGGCTCCTTTGGCGGCTTTGTTAATTTATTTACAAAGTTTGTTGGGGGCTTTGGTGGGCTCTCGTTGGGCGCTGCATCAGTGCTTTGGGGCTGGTGAGTTGTGTGTGGTGATGAATAGTCACATTGCTGGGGTTGTACCGGCTACTTTGGCTAGTTTGGCTGTGGTGGTTTTGGCTTGGCGCCGGCCGGCTCTTCATCCCCGTTTACGTCTGCTTGCCGGTTGGGTTGGGGGTTTGTTGGTGTTGCAGGTTTTGCTGGGAGTCGCTACATTTCGTTTACGGTTGCAGGTTGAACCTTTGACAGTGGCCCATCAGGCGATGGGTGCAGCTTTGTTAGGGGTTTTGGTGGCTCTGACGGTGTTTGCTTGGCGGGATGTTAAGGCTGTGGTGCCGGTGTTGGAAGAAGTTTAG
- the ctaD gene encoding cytochrome c oxidase subunit I — MTTAQVDFQESANAGAEGHDPQRKWQDYFGFNTDHKVIGLQYLVTSFLFYLVGGSLATAVRTELATPDPDFVSPEMYNTLFTLHGTVMIFLWIVPAGAGFANFLIPLLIGAKDMAFPRLNAVAFWLIPVGGILLLTSFFTTGPQAGWTSYPPLSLIGGKVGEEIWILSVLLLGSSSILGALNFMVTILKMRAPGMGFNQMPLFCWAMIATSTLALVSTPVLASALILLSFDLLAGTNFFNPTGGGDPIVYQHMFWFYSHPAVYIMVLPFFGVMSEVIPVHARKPIFGYKAIAYSSLAICFLGLIVWAHHMFTSGTPGWLRMFFMIATMVIAVPTGIKVFSWLATMWGGKIRLTSAMLFCMGFISTFVMGGVTGVMVASVPFDIHVHDTYFVVAHFHYVLFGGSVFGIYAAIYHWFPKMTGRMLNEPWGVVHFVLTLIGANLTFMPMHALGLMGMPRRVAMYDPKFAGLNMVCTVGSYILAVSTLPFIVNAIWSWMKGPKAGNNPWQGLTLEWMTSSPPPIENFEKTPVLATGPYDYGVIKPGPSKRAIAEIDAGLLWQGGVKRSTGVDVPFDNPNDPNLAAGPGSILRAQPDPNVAANPEQRDGES; from the coding sequence ATGACAACAGCACAAGTAGACTTTCAAGAATCAGCCAATGCTGGGGCAGAAGGTCACGACCCTCAGCGAAAATGGCAGGATTATTTCGGCTTTAATACAGACCACAAAGTAATCGGACTTCAATATCTGGTTACTTCGTTTCTGTTTTATTTGGTAGGGGGTTCACTGGCAACGGCAGTACGGACAGAACTAGCCACCCCAGACCCAGATTTTGTTTCGCCAGAAATGTACAATACCCTCTTTACCCTGCATGGCACGGTAATGATTTTTCTGTGGATTGTGCCGGCAGGGGCTGGGTTTGCTAATTTCTTAATTCCGCTTTTAATTGGCGCAAAAGACATGGCATTTCCGCGTTTAAATGCCGTTGCTTTTTGGCTGATTCCTGTTGGGGGAATTTTGCTCTTAACCAGCTTTTTTACCACCGGCCCCCAAGCCGGTTGGACATCGTACCCGCCCCTAAGTTTAATTGGCGGCAAAGTTGGGGAAGAAATCTGGATTCTCAGCGTTTTATTGCTGGGGAGTTCCTCGATTTTGGGTGCCCTAAATTTCATGGTGACGATTTTAAAAATGCGGGCGCCGGGGATGGGTTTTAATCAAATGCCCCTGTTTTGTTGGGCAATGATCGCCACATCAACCCTAGCCTTAGTATCAACCCCAGTATTAGCAAGTGCGCTGATTTTGCTGTCGTTTGATTTACTGGCCGGCACCAACTTTTTTAACCCCACCGGCGGCGGCGATCCGATTGTTTACCAGCATATGTTCTGGTTTTATTCCCACCCAGCGGTTTACATCATGGTGTTGCCCTTTTTTGGGGTAATGTCGGAAGTGATCCCCGTTCACGCCCGTAAACCGATTTTTGGTTACAAAGCAATTGCTTATTCGAGTTTGGCGATTTGCTTTTTGGGTTTAATTGTCTGGGCACACCATATGTTTACCAGTGGCACCCCCGGCTGGTTGCGGATGTTTTTTATGATCGCCACGATGGTGATTGCTGTGCCCACCGGCATTAAAGTTTTTAGCTGGTTAGCAACAATGTGGGGCGGCAAAATTCGTCTCACCAGTGCCATGTTGTTTTGCATGGGTTTTATTTCCACCTTTGTGATGGGTGGTGTTACCGGCGTAATGGTGGCTTCGGTGCCGTTTGATATTCACGTCCACGATACTTATTTTGTGGTGGCTCACTTCCACTACGTTTTGTTTGGCGGCTCTGTTTTCGGGATTTACGCGGCTATTTATCATTGGTTCCCGAAAATGACCGGACGGATGTTAAATGAACCCTGGGGCGTTGTTCACTTTGTCTTAACGTTAATTGGGGCAAATTTGACATTTATGCCCATGCACGCCCTCGGCTTAATGGGAATGCCGCGCCGGGTTGCCATGTATGACCCGAAATTTGCCGGTTTAAACATGGTTTGTACCGTTGGCAGTTACATTTTGGCGGTGTCAACTTTGCCGTTTATTGTCAATGCGATTTGGAGTTGGATGAAGGGCCCGAAAGCGGGAAATAATCCTTGGCAAGGTTTGACGTTGGAGTGGATGACATCTTCACCGCCACCCATCGAGAACTTTGAGAAAACGCCGGTTTTGGCCACCGGCCCCTACGATTACGGCGTAATCAAGCCAGGGCCCAGCAAACGAGCAATTGCCGAAATTGATGCCGGTTTGCTTTGGCAGGGTGGGGTGAAGCGTTCTACGGGTGTAGATGTGCCCTTTGATAACCCCAATGATCCAAATTTGGCCGCCGGCCCCGGTTCAATTTTGAGAGCGCAACCTGATCCAAACGTTGCAGCCAACCCCGAACAACGGGACGGCGAAAGTTAA
- a CDS encoding cytochrome c oxidase subunit II has product MNIPNTILTLLAGIVLTLVSLWYGQNHNLLPVAASEEAAHVDSLFNVMLTISIGLVILVQGVLIISAIKYRRRRGDNTDGPPIHGNIPLEILWTAIPAVIVLGISVYSFEIYNEMGGLDPMAAHEHSVNVAHNHNMKGAAIAATLPGSEEPAQTEPRQIALGIGASPGKEGRTADVLVNVTGLQFAWIFNYPDLGITSGELHLPAGKESQLNMTATDVIHAMWIPELRLKQDVIPGRTTELRFTISKIGDYPVLCAELCGGYHGAMKSQLIVQSPEEFDSWVKSQQEIARAETMETAVAINPADMSEGQYLAPYAHEMGMNSEMLSQLHN; this is encoded by the coding sequence GTGAACATCCCTAACACAATCCTAACCCTGCTCGCCGGCATAGTATTAACGCTGGTGAGCCTGTGGTACGGTCAAAATCACAATTTATTGCCGGTCGCAGCCTCCGAAGAAGCCGCCCACGTCGATAGTCTATTCAACGTCATGCTGACTATCTCCATCGGCCTGGTAATTCTCGTTCAAGGCGTGCTGATCATTTCCGCCATCAAATACCGGCGGCGTAGAGGCGACAACACAGACGGCCCACCGATACACGGCAATATTCCCCTAGAAATCCTCTGGACAGCGATCCCCGCCGTCATCGTCTTGGGAATCTCCGTTTATAGCTTTGAAATTTACAACGAAATGGGCGGACTCGATCCAATGGCGGCCCATGAACACAGCGTAAATGTGGCCCACAACCACAACATGAAAGGCGCTGCTATTGCCGCAACTTTACCCGGATCAGAAGAACCGGCCCAAACAGAACCCCGCCAGATCGCCCTGGGGATCGGTGCATCTCCCGGCAAAGAAGGCAGAACAGCCGACGTGCTAGTGAACGTCACCGGCCTACAATTTGCCTGGATTTTTAACTATCCCGACTTAGGCATCACCTCTGGGGAACTGCACTTGCCGGCCGGTAAAGAATCCCAACTCAACATGACAGCCACAGATGTCATTCATGCCATGTGGATTCCTGAATTACGCCTCAAACAAGACGTCATCCCCGGACGCACCACCGAACTACGGTTTACCATTTCCAAAATCGGCGACTATCCAGTGCTTTGTGCAGAACTCTGCGGCGGTTATCATGGCGCAATGAAAAGTCAGCTAATTGTCCAAAGCCCCGAAGAATTCGATAGCTGGGTAAAAAGTCAGCAAGAAATCGCTAGGGCAGAAACAATGGAAACTGCCGTTGCAATCAATCCTGCTGATATGTCAGAAGGCCAATATTTAGCCCCCTACGCTCACGAAATGGGCATGAATTCCGAAATGCTTTCCCAGTTACACAACTAA
- a CDS encoding heme o synthase yields the protein MQEVLGNSATRHHENFGQVLQSYYQLTKPRIILLLLITTAAGMWVAAAGEVDAVKLIVTLVGGALASASANTINCLYDSDIDYIMERTRWRPIPSGRIKPRDALFFAIVLAAVSFGLLTVVDNLLTALLAMSGIVFYVLVYTHWLKRHSTQNIVIGGAAGAIPPLVGWAAVTGELSWAAWLLFGIIFLWTPPHFWALAMMIRDDYAAVGVPMLPVIEGDETTARQIWFYTLILVPVSLLLVFPLHACGLVYGLFAVVLGGVFVVKAWQLLQNPSQRDVAKSVFKFSIFYLMLLCAGMVVDSLPVVHQFSVAFSDKMLWMLSLMPVCS from the coding sequence ATGCAAGAAGTTTTGGGAAATTCCGCTACAAGGCACCATGAAAATTTTGGTCAGGTTTTGCAAAGTTATTATCAACTTACGAAGCCTCGGATTATTTTGCTTTTGTTGATTACGACGGCTGCGGGGATGTGGGTTGCGGCTGCCGGTGAGGTTGATGCTGTTAAGTTGATTGTGACGCTTGTGGGAGGGGCTTTGGCTTCGGCTTCGGCGAATACAATTAATTGTCTTTACGACAGCGATATTGATTATATTATGGAGCGGACTCGTTGGCGTCCAATTCCTTCGGGGCGGATTAAACCTCGTGATGCTTTGTTCTTTGCGATTGTTTTGGCGGCTGTTTCTTTTGGGTTGTTGACGGTTGTTGATAATTTGTTGACGGCGCTTTTGGCAATGTCGGGAATTGTTTTTTATGTGTTGGTGTACACTCATTGGTTGAAGCGTCATAGCACCCAAAATATTGTGATTGGCGGCGCTGCTGGGGCGATTCCTCCTTTGGTTGGTTGGGCTGCTGTGACGGGAGAATTGAGTTGGGCTGCTTGGCTTTTGTTTGGGATTATTTTTCTGTGGACTCCTCCTCATTTTTGGGCTTTGGCTATGATGATTCGTGATGATTATGCGGCGGTGGGTGTGCCCATGTTGCCGGTAATTGAGGGGGATGAAACTACGGCTCGTCAAATTTGGTTTTATACGCTGATTTTGGTGCCGGTGAGTTTGCTTTTAGTTTTCCCGCTTCATGCTTGCGGGTTGGTTTATGGGCTTTTTGCTGTGGTTTTGGGTGGGGTTTTTGTGGTGAAGGCTTGGCAGTTGTTACAAAATCCCTCTCAGCGCGATGTGGCGAAGTCTGTGTTTAAGTTTTCGATTTTTTATTTGATGTTGTTGTGTGCTGGGATGGTGGTTGATAGTTTGCCGGTTGTTCATCAATTTAGTGTGGCTTTTTCTGACAAGATGTTGTGGATGCTAAGTTTGATGCCGGTTTGTTCCTAA